The following are encoded together in the Ictidomys tridecemlineatus isolate mIctTri1 chromosome X, mIctTri1.hap1, whole genome shotgun sequence genome:
- the Spin2b gene encoding spindlin-2B, translating to MKTPNVQEAEGQQTRAAAGRATGSANVSKKKASQKKHRGRPSSQPRRNIVGCRISHGWKEGDEPITQWKGTVLDQVPINPSLYLVKYDGIDCVYGLELHRDERVLSLKILSDRVASSQVSDANLANTIIGKAVEHMFEGEHGSKDEWRGMVLAQAPIMKAWFYITYEKDPVLYMYQLLDDYKEGDLRIMPESSESPPAEREPGGVVDGLIGKHVEYTKEDGSKRIGMVIHQVEAKPSVYFIKFDDDFHIYVYDLVKKS from the coding sequence ATGAAGACTCCCAATGTACAGGAGGCCGAAGGGCAACAAACCAGGGCAGCTGCAGGAAGGGCCACTGGGTCTGCAAACGTGTCCAAGAAGAAAGCTTCCCAGAAGAAGCACAGGGGCAGACCCTCATCCCAGCCCCGCAGGAACATCGTGGGCTGCAGAATTTCCCATGGATGGAAGGAAGGCGATGAGCCCATCACCCAGTGGAAGGGAACTGTTCTGGATCAGGTGCCTATAAACCCCTCTCTTTATCTGGTGAAATATGATGGAATTGACTGTGTCTATGGCCTGGAACTTCACAGAGATGAAAGAGTTTTGTCTCTTAAAATTCTTTCCGACAGGGTGGCATCATCCCAAGTTAGTGATGCCAACCTTGCAAATACCATAATTGGCAAAGCAGTGGAACACATGTTTGAGGGTGAGCATGGTTCTAAGGATGAATGGAGGGGGATGGTCCTAGCCCAAGCACCTATCATGAAGGCCTGGTTTTATATTACCTATGAGAAAGATCCTGTCCTGTACATGTACCAGCTTCTAGATGATTATAAAGAAGGTGACCTCCGTATCATGCCAGAGTCCAGTGAGTCTCCTCCAGCAGAGAGGGAGCCTGGAGGAGTTGTAGATGGCCTGATAGGTAAACATGTGGAATATACCAAAGAAGATGGCTCCAAAAGAATCGGAATGGTCATTCACCAAGTGGAAGCCAAACCCTCTGTGTATTTCATCAAGTTTGATGATGATTTCCACATCTATGTCTATGATTTGGTGAAAAAGTCCTAA